TCTCCACCTTTGGTTCAGACTTCGGAGCTACAGGTTTCGGAGCCTTGACTTTCTTTTCCGGCTCTGGGCTGACGGCAGCAGCCTTCACTTCTGGAGCCTTTTTCTCTTCCGGAGCAGCAGACTTTTTAGCCGAAGGAGCTTTACCAATGCTGTCGAGATCAATCTTTCCCATAGGTTTATACACCTGCTGGTTAGACGATTCAAGTAAGCTTTCAGCACGATTATCCTTCGCCTCTGGCGTACGCTTCTTCTCTTTGGGTTTCTTCTGGAACAGCTTTTCAGCCTCATTGCGCACAGCGGCATCCTGTTTGAACGCCTCAACGAGTGCCTGATACTGGGCTTCATTGAGTTTAAAACTCAAGTCGTCCTTCACCTCTCCCAGTTCTGCTTTCTTTGTAAGGAAGTCAACTGCCGTTTGACGTCCTATGTTTAACTCACGTAATGCTTTGTTTAATCTGATGCTCATGTATTTATTTTACTTCTTTTTTCTTATCAAGTGTTTCTTTTATCCGACGGCGTCTCATCTCTCAATCCACTTACTGCTCAAACTCAGCACGCAGCACATTGATGACATGATCCACGGTCTCTTCTTCAAGATCGGCTTTTTCAATGAGCATTTCACGCGGTGCATTGAGCACAGCCTTGGCCGTATCAAGCCCAATACTCTTAATGGCATCAATCACCCATTGGTCGATTTCATCGGAGAATTCATCCAAGTAGATATCCTCATCGGCTTCTCCCTCTGGCACTTCACGGAACACATCAATGGTGTATTCGGTCAACATAGAGGCCAACTTGATATTCAAACCACCGCGTCCGATAGCCAGACTGACTTCTTCGGGCTGCAGATAAACCTCTGCCTTGTGGTTTTCCTCATCGATATTGATACTGCTCACACGAGCCGGACTCAATGCTCTTTGAATGAAGAGATTGATATTTGTCGTGTAGTTCACTACGTCGAGGTTTTCATTGCAAAGCTCGCGGACAATGCCATGCACGCGACTTCCTTTCACACCCACACATGCACCAACCGGATCTATGCGGTCATCAAAGCTCTCAACAGCTATCTTGGCACGTTCTCCCGGCATGCGGGCAATCTTGCGAATGGCAATCAGTCCGTCATTGATTTCCGGCACCTCAGCCTCAAGCAGACGTTCAAGGAACATCGAACTTGTACGCGAAAGGATAATCTTCGGATTATTGTTCTCGTTGTCTACACGCAGAATAACGGCACGAATAGTCTCGCCTTTGCGATAGACATCAGCAGGAATCTGCTCACTCTTAGGAAGAATCAGTTCGTTGTTCTCATCGTCAACGACAAGCACCTCACGCTTCCAAATCTGATAAACCTCACCCGAAACAATCTGTCCTACGCGATCCTTGTATTTATTATAGAGCGTATCGTGCTCCAATTCCAATATCTTTGAAGCCAACGTCTGACGAAGATTTAAGATTGCACGACGGCCAAACTTAGCAAAGTTCACCTGTTCGGAGACTTCCTCACCAATTTCATAATCGGGTTCAATCTTGAGCGCTTCTCCCAATGCAATCTGCTTGTTCTCGTCTTCAACTTCACCGTCAGCCACTACAACGCGGTTGCGATAAATCTCAAAGTCGCCTTTATCGGGGTTCACGATAACGTCGAAATTCTCGTCACTGCCGAAGATCTTGGCAAGCACATTGCGGAAACTCTCCTCCAAAACGCTTACCAATGTCGTACGGTCGATATTCTTCGTATCCTTAAACTCACGGAAAGTATCGATCATACTGATCTGCTCTTCTTCATTTTTTCTTGCTGCCATAGCCTTTATTTGAAACTTATTAAGTATTTAGTATATTTCACATTATCCATTTTGAAAGCATGGTCTACATCCATTTTCTGCGGACGTCTCTTCCCCTCCACCTTGACTTTTTCATTCACAGTCACCGTAAAGTCGTTGCCGTCAACGCTCTTCAGCACGCCCTGGAATTTCTTCCCATCAGCATCCATCACTTCAACTTCCTTGCCGATGAAGTTCACATATTGCTGCATGACCTTGAAAGGCTGTCCCAATCCAGCCGAACCGACCTCTAATTCATAGTCTTCTTCGTCACGACTGAGACGGTCTTCAATATACTTGCTCAACGCCACACAGTCTTCAATCCAAACGCCATCAGCGTGGTCGATCTCAACAACAATCTTGTCATCCGGGCTGATATCTATGCCCACAAGAAAGTACTCCTTGTCTGCCAGCCACTCATCTACTAATTTCTTTACGACGTTTTTGTCAATCATATATGTTTTATTAAAATAAAATGAGGAACTCTCTGCGGAGTCCCTCATTCCTCTGAACGCTGCAAAATTACAAAAATTCCTTGTAACATGCAAACGTTTTGCCTTTTTATTTCATCCACTATGTTACCTCATACCATTCTGCGCCTCTGCTCACCGCCAAGAAACAGCATCCAAACATGCGCTTTTCCCTTGCGCTTTTCATGTAAAGTTGATTTCCCGTTTTTAACATTTCGACACCTTCTCGAATAGAAATGAAAAGCCATATCCCAGGCTTATGTGAAGTCTTTTCAATGCACGTGCAAAGCTACTTCATTGCTTCGGTATCCTCATTTATGTCTCCTTGTCTTTCAATTTCAGTCATTTCACCCTGCAAGAAGACCGAGATGACCTTGCCATTTGACGCAGAATACACCGCAATCTGACGCAAATCACAACGCTTTCTGCATGATTTTTCTTCACAATTCGATTAGAAACTCATAGCCATCTGATTGTCAATAGCTTGCAAAACATCCAAAAACAACATATATTTCTATATTAAAAACTCCTTATTTTCAAATCTATAAAAGCACCTCTATACCTCGAACTAAAGACAATTAACAAATAACAACAAGAGGTAATCTCTACCCTATTGTTTCATCGTAATGACCATGTGGCAAGATAACAGGCGAGAGGTGGGAGGGCAACTCGGTACGAGTTGTGTGTTTGAAAGCCCCACGTTGGCGAGCGAAGTGAACCTACGTGGGGATTAAATGGACGCATGAAATGAACCCGATATGGGTTCAGCTTTTTCGTATCCGCCACGTAATTGGAAGAAACAAAACCCGTACCGGGTTTGAAAACCACGCGTTCTCACTCCCCCGAGGTAGGCTCGTTCCTCGCCAACCACGGGCT
The nucleotide sequence above comes from Segatella oris. Encoded proteins:
- the nusA gene encoding transcription termination factor NusA; translated protein: MAARKNEEEQISMIDTFREFKDTKNIDRTTLVSVLEESFRNVLAKIFGSDENFDVIVNPDKGDFEIYRNRVVVADGEVEDENKQIALGEALKIEPDYEIGEEVSEQVNFAKFGRRAILNLRQTLASKILELEHDTLYNKYKDRVGQIVSGEVYQIWKREVLVVDDENNELILPKSEQIPADVYRKGETIRAVILRVDNENNNPKIILSRTSSMFLERLLEAEVPEINDGLIAIRKIARMPGERAKIAVESFDDRIDPVGACVGVKGSRVHGIVRELCNENLDVVNYTTNINLFIQRALSPARVSSINIDEENHKAEVYLQPEEVSLAIGRGGLNIKLASMLTEYTIDVFREVPEGEADEDIYLDEFSDEIDQWVIDAIKSIGLDTAKAVLNAPREMLIEKADLEEETVDHVINVLRAEFEQ
- the rimP gene encoding ribosome assembly cofactor RimP; this encodes MIDKNVVKKLVDEWLADKEYFLVGIDISPDDKIVVEIDHADGVWIEDCVALSKYIEDRLSRDEEDYELEVGSAGLGQPFKVMQQYVNFIGKEVEVMDADGKKFQGVLKSVDGNDFTVTVNEKVKVEGKRRPQKMDVDHAFKMDNVKYTKYLISFK